The following coding sequences lie in one Frigoribacterium sp. SL97 genomic window:
- a CDS encoding DedA family protein, whose product MTLFDPQTLLTALGPWALGGLSLMVFVESGLLFPFLPGDSLLVTAGLLHQGLGLSVAVIALCAFVAAAAGDQVGFFLGHRFGRRWFRPDARVLKTAHLERAEAFFARHGGPALVLGRFVPVVRTFVPLAAGTSGYPYRRFVVWNLAGAFLWAAGMTVLGSLLGGLPFVADHIDLLAIALVAVSVLPLVLTAVRRSAGTRRRKEALGDRS is encoded by the coding sequence ATGACCCTCTTCGACCCGCAGACGCTGCTCACCGCCCTCGGCCCCTGGGCCCTGGGCGGGCTGTCCCTCATGGTGTTCGTCGAGTCCGGCCTGCTCTTCCCCTTCCTGCCCGGCGACTCCCTGCTCGTCACGGCGGGGCTGCTGCACCAGGGCCTCGGGCTGAGCGTCGCGGTGATCGCCCTCTGCGCCTTCGTGGCCGCCGCGGCGGGTGACCAGGTCGGGTTCTTCCTCGGTCACCGCTTCGGTCGACGGTGGTTCCGGCCCGACGCGCGGGTGCTCAAGACGGCACACCTCGAGCGGGCCGAGGCGTTCTTCGCGCGGCACGGCGGCCCGGCGCTCGTGCTCGGCCGCTTCGTCCCGGTGGTGCGCACGTTCGTGCCGCTCGCGGCCGGGACCAGCGGCTACCCGTACCGCCGCTTCGTCGTGTGGAACCTCGCCGGGGCGTTCCTCTGGGCCGCGGGCATGACCGTGCTCGGCTCGCTCCTCGGCGGCCTGCCGTTCGTCGCCGACCACATCGACCTGCTCGCGATCGCGCTCGTCGCGGTGTCGGTGCTGCCCCTCGTGCTCACCGCTGTGCGACGATCGGCGGGGACACGACGGCGGAAGGAGGCCCTGGGTGACCGATCCTGA
- a CDS encoding phosphatase PAP2 family protein: MTALDGRPPVTSRGGRPAPPDPRPDRRPVRRDVGIAAAGGAGVVAVVLGGLLITSGAGGVGAADLDVVERVGRMHSPLLDGAALLIDRLLGPQLGVALVLLLAVAVGVTTRRAAEALTVVGVSVLPWAAAETVKLVVGRDRPDPRLLVDPLLVEPHSFSFPSGHTALATGLALAIVLVVRGRNGRRGWQPVAVVAALGVVLVAASRVWIGVHYPTDTIASVVLGCSVVALALPLWRRIVDRLDRLDRLDRPATTPPGALTAHDTERNAP; the protein is encoded by the coding sequence ATGACCGCACTCGACGGAAGGCCCCCGGTGACGTCCCGGGGTGGACGACCCGCGCCTCCTGACCCTCGTCCCGACCGTCGGCCGGTCCGCCGCGACGTCGGGATCGCGGCGGCGGGTGGGGCGGGCGTCGTGGCGGTCGTCCTGGGAGGTCTGCTCATCACGTCGGGCGCCGGGGGAGTGGGGGCGGCCGACCTCGACGTCGTCGAGCGCGTCGGCCGGATGCACTCGCCCCTGCTCGACGGGGCGGCGCTGCTGATCGACCGGCTGCTCGGGCCGCAGCTCGGGGTGGCGCTCGTCCTGCTGTTGGCCGTCGCCGTGGGGGTGACGACCCGGCGGGCAGCGGAGGCGCTGACCGTCGTCGGCGTCTCGGTGCTGCCGTGGGCTGCGGCCGAGACCGTCAAGCTGGTCGTCGGACGCGACCGACCCGACCCGCGCCTCCTCGTCGACCCCCTGCTGGTCGAACCGCACTCGTTCTCGTTCCCCAGCGGCCACACCGCGCTGGCGACCGGCCTCGCCCTGGCGATCGTGCTCGTCGTGAGAGGACGGAACGGACGGCGGGGGTGGCAGCCGGTCGCCGTCGTGGCCGCGCTCGGCGTCGTCCTGGTGGCGGCCTCCCGCGTCTGGATCGGCGTGCACTACCCCACCGACACGATCGCGTCGGTGGTGCTCGGCTGCTCGGTCGTCGCCCTCGCCCTGCCCCTCTGGCGACGGATCGTCGACCGACTCGACCGACTCGACCGACTCGACCGACCTGCCACCACACCACCCGGTGCCCTGACGGCACACGACACCGAACGGAACGCCCCATGA
- a CDS encoding DUF2231 domain-containing protein codes for MDWQLNGLPLHPLIVHLVTVAFPTASLLIVAGAVSSRLRRRLGVITPLVALLSLVAVPLATSSGESLEARVGHSALLEAHTQLGDTLLPWAIAVFVAAVAQWAWQHYVLTPDAKRPHPTLKKGTRTIVGVALTVAVAVAAIGGIVTTVRIGDSGAKAVWSDSSEG; via the coding sequence ATGGACTGGCAACTGAACGGACTCCCCCTCCACCCGCTGATCGTTCACCTCGTCACGGTCGCCTTCCCGACGGCCTCGCTGCTGATCGTGGCCGGTGCCGTGTCGTCGCGGCTGCGCCGACGACTGGGCGTCATCACACCGCTCGTCGCCCTCCTGTCGCTCGTCGCGGTGCCACTCGCGACATCGTCGGGCGAATCGCTCGAGGCGAGGGTCGGGCACAGCGCCCTGCTCGAGGCGCACACGCAGCTCGGCGACACGCTGTTGCCTTGGGCGATCGCGGTGTTCGTCGCCGCCGTGGCGCAGTGGGCGTGGCAGCACTACGTGCTGACCCCGGACGCCAAGCGACCGCATCCCACCCTGAAGAAGGGCACGCGCACGATCGTCGGGGTCGCGCTCACCGTGGCGGTCGCCGTCGCCGCGATCGGCGGCATCGTCACGACGGTGCGCATCGGCGATTCGGGCGCGAAGGCGGTCTGGTCGGATTCGAGCGAGGGCTGA
- a CDS encoding rhodanese-like domain-containing protein, which yields MEQITVDRLAALTTPLVIDVRAADRFAEGHVPGALNLHPSQLADRLDEMPHETAVYLICQSGARSSRAAEALSARGITAVDVIGGTTAWVAAGLPLDQS from the coding sequence ATGGAGCAGATCACCGTCGACCGGTTGGCCGCCCTCACGACACCGCTGGTGATCGATGTGAGAGCCGCCGACCGCTTCGCCGAGGGCCACGTCCCCGGGGCGCTCAACCTCCACCCCTCGCAACTGGCGGATCGACTCGACGAGATGCCGCACGAGACCGCTGTCTACCTGATCTGCCAGAGCGGCGCACGGAGCTCCCGGGCGGCCGAGGCCCTGTCAGCTCGAGGGATCACCGCCGTCGACGTGATCGGCGGCACCACGGCCTGGGTCGCGGCAGGGCTGCCGCTCGATCAGTCCTGA
- a CDS encoding cation diffusion facilitator family transporter, whose translation MVGYGHDHDRDRDRDREHEHEHEHEHEYGRGHGHGHGHEPGYEHGHPNGRVKAWLYDLFVPHTHDSADSVDDALEASTAGVRAVKISLFVLLATTVVQAVLVVATGSVALLADTIHNFADALTAVPLWIAFVLGRRVATRRHTFGFGRAEDLAGLFIVIVVALSAVVAGWEAIDRLVHPQPVQAPWLLVLAGLVGFAGNEVVAIYRIRVGRRIGSAALVADGVHARLDGFTSLSVVLGAVGVLLGFPLADPIIGLLIAVSIMVLLWGTMKSVGARLMDAVDPDLLDRAEHALEHTEGVVAVRDLRLRWIGHRLTGSATVQVDTHDLVDASRIADQAGLRVRGALPNLDAFTITPAPVAGLAPQD comes from the coding sequence GTGGTCGGGTACGGGCACGACCACGACCGCGACCGCGACCGCGACCGCGAGCACGAGCACGAGCACGAGCACGAGCACGAGTACGGGCGCGGGCACGGGCACGGGCACGGGCACGAGCCCGGGTACGAGCACGGGCACCCGAACGGCCGGGTGAAGGCCTGGCTCTACGACCTGTTCGTCCCGCACACGCACGACTCCGCCGATTCCGTCGACGACGCCCTCGAGGCGTCGACGGCGGGTGTCCGGGCGGTCAAGATCAGCTTGTTCGTCCTGCTCGCGACGACGGTGGTGCAGGCCGTCCTCGTCGTGGCCACCGGGTCGGTCGCCCTGCTGGCCGACACGATCCACAACTTCGCCGACGCGCTGACAGCGGTGCCTCTCTGGATCGCGTTCGTCCTCGGCCGGCGGGTCGCCACCCGCCGTCACACCTTCGGCTTCGGACGCGCCGAGGACCTCGCCGGTCTGTTCATCGTCATCGTCGTGGCCCTCTCGGCCGTGGTCGCCGGGTGGGAGGCGATCGACCGTCTCGTCCACCCGCAGCCCGTCCAGGCGCCCTGGTTGCTCGTCCTGGCCGGCCTCGTCGGTTTCGCCGGCAACGAGGTGGTCGCGATCTACCGCATCCGAGTCGGTCGCCGGATCGGCTCGGCCGCCCTGGTGGCAGACGGGGTGCACGCTCGTCTCGACGGGTTCACATCGCTGTCGGTCGTGCTGGGCGCCGTCGGGGTGCTGCTCGGCTTCCCCCTCGCGGACCCGATCATCGGCCTGCTGATCGCCGTGTCGATCATGGTCCTGCTGTGGGGCACCATGAAGTCCGTCGGGGCCCGCCTGATGGACGCCGTCGACCCCGACCTGCTCGACCGGGCCGAGCACGCACTCGAACACACCGAGGGGGTCGTCGCCGTGCGCGACCTCCGCCTGCGGTGGATCGGCCACCGGCTGACGGGGTCGGCGACCGTCCAGGTCGACACGCACGACCTGGTCGACGCGTCGCGGATCGCCGACCAAGCGGGCCTGCGCGTCCGCGGTGCGCTCCCGAACCTCGACGCCTTCACGATCACCCCGGCGCCGGTCGCCGGGCTCGCCCCTCAGGACTGA
- a CDS encoding ArsR/SmtB family transcription factor, translated as MHVDKKVCGLDPDSEYVELAVEVFSMLADATRIRIILALRNAEELSVNHLADIVDKSPAAVSQHLAKLRLARMVQPRREGTTAFYRLTDEHASALVSDAVRQAEHVVGNAPHHAGGQ; from the coding sequence ATGCACGTAGATAAGAAGGTTTGCGGACTCGACCCGGATTCCGAGTACGTCGAACTCGCCGTCGAGGTGTTCTCGATGCTCGCCGACGCGACCCGCATCCGCATCATCCTGGCGCTTCGGAACGCCGAAGAGCTGTCGGTGAACCACCTCGCCGACATCGTCGACAAGAGCCCGGCGGCGGTGTCGCAACACCTGGCCAAGCTTCGCCTCGCCCGCATGGTGCAGCCGCGCCGTGAGGGGACGACCGCCTTCTACCGTCTGACCGACGAGCACGCGTCCGCGCTCGTCAGCGACGCCGTGAGGCAGGCAGAGCACGTCGTCGGCAACGCACCGCACCACGCAGGGGGGCAGTGA
- a CDS encoding GrpB family protein, translating into MPTKRTPRRPDVTTTEIVGGAEAVHVSLHEYDERWPAAFAEHRRRIVEALAPSGIAVEVEHIGSTSVPGLAAKPIVDVVVAVPDITAEEDYLGPLLAAGYELRVREPGHRLVRTPERSVHVHVYEQGADAIAGYLLLRDHLRTDAADRELYAGVKRALLDRRWDDMNDYADAKTEVVTAINARARAARDAAREAAREG; encoded by the coding sequence ATGCCCACCAAGCGGACCCCCCGCCGACCCGACGTCACGACCACCGAGATCGTGGGCGGCGCCGAGGCCGTCCACGTCTCGTTGCACGAGTACGACGAGCGCTGGCCTGCCGCGTTCGCCGAGCACCGACGCCGCATCGTCGAGGCCCTGGCGCCGTCGGGCATCGCCGTCGAGGTCGAGCACATCGGCTCGACGTCGGTGCCAGGCCTCGCGGCGAAGCCGATCGTCGACGTCGTGGTCGCGGTGCCCGACATCACCGCGGAAGAGGACTACCTCGGCCCGTTGCTCGCCGCGGGCTACGAGCTGCGGGTGCGCGAGCCGGGGCACCGACTCGTGCGGACGCCGGAGCGCAGCGTCCACGTGCACGTCTACGAGCAGGGTGCCGACGCGATCGCCGGGTACCTGCTGCTGCGCGACCACCTGCGCACCGACGCCGCCGACCGCGAGCTGTACGCCGGCGTCAAGCGGGCCCTGCTCGACCGCCGCTGGGACGACATGAACGACTACGCCGACGCCAAGACCGAGGTCGTCACGGCCATCAACGCGCGGGCTCGCGCCGCCCGGGACGCAGCCCGCGAGGCAGCCCGCGAGGGCTGA
- a CDS encoding helix-turn-helix transcriptional regulator, translating to MSEFADVLRSWRDRVGPADVGLPAGAGRRTTGLRREELAALAGVSVDYVVRLEQGRATNPSPQMLRALAVALRLSDDERDHLYRSAGAAPPSAGIVPRHVGPGVQRIVDRLGDVPLAVFSATHDILLWNPLWAAVNGDPSRLVGLERNLVWRHFTSGHEGTEFDARHEEDFARDLAADLRAAVGRYPSDPSLGHLVSRLLETSPEFARRWAEAKVAEHRASRKTVTGTPVGPIAIDCDVLTAPGDLRIVVYTVAPGSDDEARLDLLRVTGLQSMAATSAG from the coding sequence ATGAGCGAGTTCGCGGACGTGTTGCGGTCGTGGCGTGACCGGGTCGGCCCGGCCGACGTGGGGCTGCCCGCGGGGGCGGGGCGACGCACGACGGGTCTCCGCCGCGAAGAGCTGGCGGCGCTCGCCGGGGTGAGCGTCGACTACGTCGTCCGCCTCGAGCAGGGTCGGGCGACCAACCCGTCCCCGCAGATGCTCCGCGCCCTGGCGGTCGCCCTGCGCCTGAGCGACGACGAACGCGACCACCTCTACCGCTCGGCCGGCGCCGCGCCTCCGTCGGCCGGGATCGTCCCACGCCACGTGGGGCCCGGCGTGCAGCGCATCGTCGACCGGCTCGGGGACGTGCCGCTGGCCGTCTTCTCGGCGACCCACGACATCCTGCTCTGGAACCCCCTCTGGGCCGCGGTGAACGGCGACCCGTCGCGCCTGGTCGGGCTCGAGCGCAACCTCGTCTGGCGTCACTTCACGTCGGGCCACGAGGGCACCGAGTTCGACGCCCGGCACGAGGAGGACTTCGCGCGCGACCTCGCCGCCGACCTGCGGGCGGCGGTGGGGCGCTATCCGTCGGACCCCTCGCTCGGCCACCTCGTGTCGCGCCTGCTCGAGACGTCGCCCGAGTTCGCACGCCGCTGGGCCGAGGCCAAGGTCGCCGAGCACCGGGCCAGTCGCAAGACGGTGACGGGCACCCCGGTCGGCCCGATCGCGATCGACTGCGACGTGCTGACCGCGCCCGGCGACCTGAGGATCGTCGTCTACACGGTCGCGCCGGGGTCCGACGACGAGGCGCGACTCGACCTGCTGCGCGTCACCGGGCTGCAGTCGATGGCGGCGACCTCGGCCGGCTGA
- a CDS encoding SDR family NAD(P)-dependent oxidoreductase — translation MTTTLITGANKSLGLETARRLLEAGHTVYAGMRDLDSGDAVRALGAHAVQLDVTDQAGVDAALASLPELDVLVNNAGVLGSSFGVDDLTPETMQEVLDVNVVGLVRVTQAAMPLLRRSDRPVIVNVASGVGWPRWLSTEGNDEYPVAAVPYASSKAAVIALTVQYAKNLPTFRVNVSDPGYTATDFNGHGGHQTVTEGTDATVALALLGPDGPTGEFHDRRGRIDY, via the coding sequence ATGACCACCACACTCATCACCGGGGCCAACAAGAGCCTCGGACTCGAGACCGCCCGCCGCCTGCTCGAGGCGGGCCACACCGTGTACGCCGGCATGCGCGACCTCGACTCGGGCGACGCCGTCCGGGCCCTGGGCGCCCACGCCGTGCAGCTCGACGTCACCGACCAGGCCGGCGTCGACGCGGCTCTCGCCTCCCTGCCCGAGCTCGACGTCCTCGTCAACAACGCGGGCGTCCTCGGGTCGTCGTTCGGCGTCGACGACCTCACCCCCGAGACGATGCAGGAGGTGCTCGACGTGAACGTCGTCGGGCTCGTCCGCGTCACCCAGGCCGCGATGCCCCTGCTGCGCCGCTCCGACCGTCCCGTGATCGTCAACGTCGCGTCGGGCGTCGGCTGGCCGCGCTGGCTGAGCACCGAGGGCAACGACGAGTACCCCGTCGCCGCGGTGCCCTACGCGTCCTCGAAGGCGGCCGTGATCGCCCTGACCGTGCAGTACGCCAAGAACCTGCCGACCTTCCGCGTGAACGTCAGCGACCCCGGCTACACCGCCACCGACTTCAACGGGCACGGCGGCCACCAGACGGTGACCGAGGGCACGGACGCCACCGTCGCCCTCGCCCTGCTCGGGCCCGACGGCCCGACCGGCGAGTTCCACGACCGCCGGGGCCGCATCGACTACTGA
- a CDS encoding cation diffusion facilitator family transporter — MTSAALSPAPITPARRLLLQRRIRLVVAITIGYNVVEAIVAIAAGTVASSTALIGFGLDSVVEVLSAAAVAWQFAAPDPERRERLALRVIAVSFLGLAAYVGVDAVLALTGAREPDHSPVGIVLAAVSLAVMPFLSLVERRTGIELGSASAVADSKQTLICSYLSAAVLLGLVLNLAFGWTWADPVAGLVIVVFAVREGVEAWRGEACTTPVSALTGEREAEACDCC; from the coding sequence ATGACCTCCGCCGCACTGTCGCCCGCGCCCATCACCCCGGCCCGTCGCCTCCTGCTGCAACGGCGCATCCGTCTCGTCGTGGCGATCACGATCGGCTACAACGTCGTCGAGGCGATCGTCGCGATCGCCGCGGGCACGGTCGCGTCCTCGACCGCGTTGATCGGCTTCGGCCTCGACTCCGTCGTGGAGGTGCTCTCGGCCGCGGCGGTCGCCTGGCAGTTCGCGGCCCCCGACCCCGAGAGGCGCGAACGGCTCGCCCTCCGCGTGATCGCCGTCTCGTTCCTCGGTCTCGCCGCCTACGTCGGCGTGGACGCGGTCCTCGCCCTGACCGGCGCCCGCGAACCCGACCACTCCCCGGTCGGCATCGTGCTGGCCGCCGTCAGCCTGGCGGTCATGCCGTTCCTCAGCCTCGTCGAGCGACGAACCGGCATCGAACTCGGCTCGGCCTCCGCCGTCGCCGACTCCAAGCAGACCCTCATCTGCAGCTACCTCTCGGCCGCCGTCCTGCTCGGCCTGGTGCTCAACCTCGCCTTCGGATGGACCTGGGCGGACCCCGTCGCAGGACTCGTCATCGTCGTCTTCGCCGTCCGTGAGGGGGTCGAGGCCTGGCGCGGCGAGGCCTGCACGACACCCGTCTCGGCCCTCACGGGCGAACGCGAAGCCGAGGCCTGCGACTGCTGCTGA
- the cmtR gene encoding Cd(II)/Pb(II)-sensing metalloregulatory transcriptional regulator CmtR: MLTLSSRVDVMNRLGRAMADPTRSRILLTLLEGPGYPGVLATELGLTRSNVSNHLACLRGCGLVVAAPEGRSTRYEIADVHLTRALTALVEVVLAVDDGLPCPDDSCDVPLCCGGGA, encoded by the coding sequence GTGCTGACCCTTTCGTCCCGCGTCGACGTGATGAACCGCCTGGGGCGGGCGATGGCCGACCCGACCCGCTCACGCATCCTGTTGACCCTGCTCGAGGGCCCCGGCTACCCCGGCGTCCTCGCGACGGAACTCGGCCTGACCAGGTCGAACGTGTCGAACCACCTCGCATGCCTCCGCGGGTGCGGCCTCGTCGTGGCCGCCCCCGAGGGGCGATCCACACGGTACGAGATCGCCGACGTCCACCTGACCCGAGCACTGACCGCCCTCGTCGAGGTGGTCCTCGCGGTCGACGACGGTCTGCCGTGTCCGGACGACTCGTGCGACGTGCCGCTCTGCTGCGGGGGCGGTGCATGA
- a CDS encoding ZIP family metal transporter: MPSPLLLASLAGLLSGLSLVVGAAVSWFVRVPREVVALVMAFGAGVLISALSFDLVDEATSSGGLLPTLGGFLAGAVVYVVLDQLLEHGGFRRKHHRRGSAGSGTGLGIALGALLDGVPETAVQGVSLTGGGSLSIAVLVAVVISNFPEGMSSTADLKSSGRSAGYVFGLWSGIAVVCALSALGGYALLGGVPEGGQSFVMAFAAGAILAMICDTLIPEAFRKTQTLTGLVTVLGFVASYVVHQVA; the protein is encoded by the coding sequence GTGCCCTCACCGCTCCTCCTCGCCTCTCTCGCCGGCCTGCTCTCGGGCCTCTCCCTGGTCGTCGGGGCGGCGGTGTCGTGGTTCGTCAGGGTGCCCCGCGAGGTGGTCGCCCTGGTCATGGCGTTCGGTGCCGGCGTCCTGATCTCCGCGCTCTCGTTCGACCTCGTCGACGAGGCCACGAGCAGCGGCGGGCTGCTCCCGACCCTCGGCGGGTTCCTGGCGGGCGCCGTCGTCTACGTCGTCCTGGACCAGCTTCTCGAGCACGGCGGGTTCCGGCGCAAGCACCACCGTCGCGGGTCGGCCGGCTCGGGCACCGGCCTGGGCATCGCCCTCGGCGCCCTGCTCGACGGCGTCCCCGAGACCGCCGTGCAGGGCGTCAGCCTGACGGGCGGCGGGTCCCTCAGCATCGCCGTGCTGGTGGCCGTCGTGATCTCGAACTTCCCCGAGGGCATGTCGAGCACGGCCGACCTCAAGTCGTCGGGCCGGTCGGCCGGGTACGTCTTCGGCCTCTGGTCGGGCATCGCCGTGGTGTGCGCCCTGTCCGCGCTCGGCGGGTACGCCCTGCTCGGCGGGGTGCCCGAGGGCGGACAGTCGTTCGTCATGGCGTTCGCCGCCGGGGCGATCCTCGCGATGATCTGCGACACGCTGATCCCCGAGGCCTTCCGCAAGACGCAGACGCTCACGGGACTCGTGACGGTGCTCGGCTTCGTCGCGAGCTACGTCGTGCACCAGGTCGCCTGA
- a CDS encoding MarR family transcriptional regulator, whose translation MSPDLPATPENHPESVRRLAATLQTLDEAHRRYRLHAAKVFGMGHTELAALLAVADAPGLTPGALAQQLLLSTGATTAVVDRLEKSGQVTRSRHPGDRRSLFLHLTTQGEDTTTTLREAYQYVLSTTGTDETIAEALPQLDSIAAALDAAARESAS comes from the coding sequence GTGAGCCCCGACCTTCCCGCCACTCCGGAGAACCACCCGGAGTCCGTCCGGCGCCTCGCCGCGACGCTGCAGACCCTGGACGAGGCCCACCGCCGCTACCGGCTCCACGCCGCGAAGGTCTTCGGGATGGGCCACACCGAGCTGGCGGCCCTGCTCGCCGTCGCCGACGCCCCGGGGCTCACCCCGGGAGCACTCGCCCAACAGCTGCTGCTGAGCACGGGGGCGACGACGGCCGTGGTCGACCGACTCGAGAAGTCGGGGCAGGTCACGCGCAGCCGTCACCCGGGCGACCGCCGCAGCCTCTTCCTCCACCTGACCACGCAGGGAGAGGACACCACGACCACCCTGCGCGAGGCGTACCAGTACGTCCTCTCGACCACGGGCACGGACGAGACGATCGCCGAGGCCCTCCCCCAGCTCGACAGCATCGCCGCCGCGCTCGACGCCGCCGCCCGCGAATCCGCGTCCTGA
- a CDS encoding class I SAM-dependent methyltransferase: MTSDVGERYAARAREYVDHLGSMSAVHPADEHLVTSWATTVEGPVLDAGCGPGHWSGHLAARGVHVRGLDRVPAFVEHARHTHPDVSFDLGSIDALPSDADEFAGVLAWYSLIHHDPGSIRRPLREFARVLRPGGGLLVGFFTGSTGSTVEPFDHAITTAWRWAPDLLADELRATGFDVLETHTRTGPPSGPRPHGAIIARLAQGETVSPAP; this comes from the coding sequence ATGACATCCGACGTCGGGGAGCGCTACGCCGCGCGCGCCCGCGAGTACGTCGACCACCTCGGCTCGATGTCGGCGGTGCACCCCGCCGACGAACACCTGGTGACGTCCTGGGCGACGACGGTAGAGGGCCCCGTGCTCGACGCGGGCTGCGGGCCGGGCCACTGGTCGGGGCACCTCGCCGCGCGGGGCGTCCACGTGCGTGGTCTCGACCGGGTCCCGGCCTTCGTCGAGCACGCGCGCCACACCCACCCGGACGTCTCGTTCGACCTCGGCAGCATCGATGCCCTGCCCTCCGACGCCGACGAGTTCGCCGGAGTCCTCGCCTGGTACTCGCTGATCCACCACGACCCGGGCAGCATCCGGCGCCCCCTCCGCGAGTTCGCCCGCGTGCTCCGGCCGGGCGGCGGGCTGCTCGTCGGGTTCTTCACCGGGTCGACCGGGTCGACCGTCGAACCGTTCGACCACGCGATCACGACCGCGTGGCGCTGGGCACCCGACCTCCTCGCGGACGAACTGCGCGCCACCGGGTTCGACGTGCTCGAGACCCACACCCGCACGGGACCGCCGTCCGGGCCGAGGCCCCACGGTGCGATCATCGCCCGACTCGCTCAGGGTGAGACCGTCAGCCCAGCCCCTTGA
- a CDS encoding DNA-formamidopyrimidine glycosylase family protein, whose amino-acid sequence MPEGDSVHLLAARLRPSLVGRVVVDGELRSGGRAGESLAGRRVVEVDTHGKHLLTRFDDATTLHTHLRMQGSWTLTRPGRVLPSRLQRQVRVRARLDDGHTLWGVDLPVVDLVPTRDEHTLVGHLGPDPLRPDWDPEEARRRLAALPDVTVRAALLDQRPMAGLGNLWVNEVGYLRGVHPASPIAEVDLVKLVDVAARALRFSVSTPGAYQVTTGRTRRGETHWVVGRAGRPCLRCGTRVEARDDPPTPDGRTRRAWWCPRCQPAA is encoded by the coding sequence ATGCCGGAGGGTGACAGCGTCCACCTGCTGGCCGCGCGCCTCCGTCCCTCGCTCGTCGGGCGGGTCGTCGTCGACGGCGAGCTGCGGTCGGGCGGCCGGGCGGGCGAGTCGCTCGCCGGTCGGCGCGTCGTCGAGGTCGACACCCACGGCAAGCACCTCCTGACCCGCTTCGACGACGCCACCACCCTGCACACGCACCTGCGCATGCAGGGGTCGTGGACGCTCACGCGCCCCGGCCGCGTCCTGCCGTCCCGGCTGCAGCGGCAGGTGCGGGTGCGTGCCCGGCTCGACGACGGCCACACCCTCTGGGGCGTCGACCTGCCGGTCGTCGACCTGGTGCCGACCCGGGACGAGCACACGCTGGTCGGCCACCTGGGCCCCGACCCGCTGCGCCCCGACTGGGACCCCGAGGAGGCGCGACGTCGCCTGGCCGCTCTCCCCGACGTCACGGTCCGTGCCGCGCTGCTCGACCAACGTCCGATGGCCGGCCTCGGCAACCTCTGGGTCAACGAGGTGGGGTACCTGCGTGGCGTGCACCCGGCCTCCCCGATCGCCGAGGTCGACCTGGTGAAGCTCGTCGACGTGGCCGCCCGCGCCCTGCGCTTCTCGGTCTCGACGCCCGGCGCCTACCAGGTCACGACGGGCCGGACGCGCCGGGGCGAGACGCACTGGGTCGTCGGCCGGGCCGGACGCCCGTGCCTGCGCTGCGGCACCCGCGTCGAGGCGCGCGACGACCCTCCCACGCCGGACGGCCGCACGCGGCGGGCCTGGTGGTGCCCGCGGTGCCAGCCCGCGGCGTGA